The genomic window GTCTCGACGAGCTCACTCGATGGCCAGCAGCGCTGGAACAGCTGAGCACTCTGATGCGACACGATCCCGTGTCGCAGGGCAACCGCAGTGCCGTCCTGCTCGTGCCCTTCGTCGAGGGCAGACCGATCAGGCTTCTCGCGCGCCAGTTCCAGACCACGTTGTGGCCGGGAATCGACCTCTTTGACGCCTGGAGCAGCGCACTTCCTGAGGCCCATCCGACCCCGCTCACCGATGCTGTCATCGATGCGCACCAGTCTCTCCAGTGTCTCTCCGGTCTGGCGCACCTGATGACTCTGCGAGAGCCCCACCCTCTGCACCAGAGCATCGCGGATCAAGCCGCAGGGCAGTTCCAGCAGGCGCACCGCGCCATCACGGAACTCCGCCCCGTGGACACGGTCATCGACGAGGTCGTGGACTTCCTCAACTCCCTCGCTCGTCGGGTGGAGAGCGAGTTCACCGAGGATGCAGCTCTCCGAGATTCGGGCGTAACGAACCTCGCTGTCGCCATCGCTCAAGGCATAACCGATCATCCAACGGACGACTACCAGCTGTTGGACGGCGTGACGACGGTCACCTTGCAATGGGACCTCGATCCCGACCGTGCGGCGCGGCTCCTCGCCGAACCCGATGGTGGAGCACCATGAATCGGAAACTGCCCCAATGCTTGTCGGCCACGACGACATCGCGCTGGGTCAATGCCCTACCCATGTCGATCCAAGAAGCATGTACCCAGCTCTACTGCGGTGTTAGATCACCATCGAGGTGAGGCAGTGAACAGTCCGGTACGGACTAACCAATACGCAGGCCGCTGCGCTCGGTGCGGCGCGGACGTCGTGGCCGAGGCCGGCGTGCTGCTCCGCAGCGTGTGGGGCGGCTGGGTGGTCTACCACCCGGCTCATGCACCGACACCCGACACGGACGGCACCACGTCGGATGCCTCCGCAATGCGCTCCAACCAGAGAGACGGGGAGTGCGAGGTCTGCGGCTCGATCGTTCCGGCAGGGCTCGGAGTGCTCGTGACCACCGGCTTCGGCGGATGGGACGTCTACCACCGCGAACACGTCCGTGAGCCCGCGCCGCCGCCCCGCCGTCACCACCCGGGCTGGCACCGACGCCGTCTCATGGCCCTGGACATCGCGACCACTGGCAACCGCTACGGCGTCGACCGCATTCTCGGCGCGGCCGTGCGCATCACCGACGGAACGGACCGGTCCTGGCTCATCGACCCTGGTCCCGGTCCGATGTCCGTCGCACCTCGCAAGAATCACAGCATTTCGGTGGAGCACGCACGTACCTGCGGGGAGCCTGCCTCCCAGGCACTGGAAGAACTGGCGACCGCGTTAGCCGAGCATTTGGCAGCCAAGGAACCACTGGTGGTCTGGCACGCTCCGTTCGTGCTCACCACGTTGGAGACCGAACTGCTCCGGCACGGACTCACGCCATTGTCCAATCGCCTGGCCAACGGCTTGTCACCAATCTGCGACCCGCTCGTCCTGGACCGCCACGCCGAACCCTTCCGCCCCGGTGGGCGCGCCCTGGAAGCGGTCGCCGAGTGGTACGGCATCCCGCACGAACGCCCCGGTGATCCCTCCTGTGACGCCGAGACCACACTCGTCCTCGCGCAGGTGATCGCGGCCTGTCATCCCGCCATCGGACGCTTGTCCCGCCCCGCGCTCCACCGAGAACAGGTGCGCTGGCACGAGCAGTACGTACAGGAGGCCGAGGCTCGACGCCCCGACACGAACAGGGACCATCTTTGGCCCCTGGAAACGGTCCAGGTGCTGGCCTGGAAGGAACACGATCCCGCCTGATGCACGGCAGCCCAATGCCTCCTCCGACCATCACCGCGCGACCGCAAACCTCAATCGCAGGTGCCGCCCAGTTGTTCCTCCGGGCCCCGGCAGCGCGTCGATGGCGGCCAAGACATGCCCCTCGGCCGTCGCCGAGACAGCGAGCCCCCATACCTCTTTCATGCGTGCGCGATGCGTGAGCGGACGGTCCGACACAAAGTGTCACGAGCGGGATTGAGTACGAATCCGGGTGGCGCTGACCAGGCACGACAGCACCACGCGGCAGGCTCGGGCACTACCCGGCAAGGATTCGATCCCACTCCTAAAGCGGGTGTCGCAGGTTCGAATCCTGCCGGGGGCACAGAGAAACACCAGGTCAGAGCCCGTTCTGACGTGACGAAGGCCCTCCGTGAAGATCATGGAGGGCCTTTTCACGCCCGATGGGAACCCTCTGGGAACCAGCCGTCAGGCAGCCGTCTCCCCGGGGGCGTCGCTGGGAACAGCGGGGTCTGGGTCCGGTTGAGTTCGCGCCCTCACAGCTGGCGCTCTCAGCGATCTTCAGTTCCCTTCGCTCTTCTCATGAAGTCGAGCCCCGTGCAACGAAGGTTCAATCAGTGTCCATTCTTTTGCTGTGAATCAGTGGACCTTCGACTGCTGCAGTTCTGTGTCAACTCTTGCAAGGATCAAGGCCAGAGATTCCTGCTCCTTAACTACGGTGAGGCCAAGAGCCTGCTCCGCGAGGCGATCCAGCTGGTCGAGCAGGGCCTGGTGATGGAGGGCGGCGGAAGCCCGGACGCGGCCATCGCCCTCCATCACCAGGCCCTGCTCCAGCACCAGTTGCTGTCGCCGATCACCGAACCCAGCTACGACTGGCAGGAGATGGACATTCGCAGCCGCCTGGGTCGCGCCTACGTGGCGACGGGCCGTATCAGCGAGGCGCGCAGGCAGTTCCAGGCCGTACTCGACGTGCACCGCGCCCGCGCGGACCGCGCCGAGCGCGCCGAGCGTGCAGCGGCGACCCAGGTACTCACGGACGGCGGAGCCCGGTAGAGGGAGCCACGGAAGCCGGCGATCCGGCTGCCGGCACGGAGTCCTGCGCGGTCACGGTGGATGTCACCGCCGACGAGGCCGGGGCCTGCATCACCCCCCATCGGCGCACCCGGCACGCCCGCCGCCCTGGGCCGTACCGGTCATTTTTCCGAGCCGTTCGGGGGAAGCCGCCGTTCGCCCCGGCGCGTCGTGGGTCGGGCGGGGCACCGGTGAGTGGAGAGCGTGGGCGCTCAATGTGCCCGTGCGGGAGAACGAGAGCGGGGCAGGACCGTCGGGCGTGCCCCCGTACAGAGACGGGAGTGGCTGGATGCTCGAGCGAGCAGCCCGGACGGTGCCGCGCCGGTGGGCGTTGGCGGCGACGGCGGTGACAGCGGCGGCGACGGTTGGGGTGACGGCAGGGGCGGTCGGGACGGCGGGGGCGGACCCGGCCGGATCGACGGCCCGGACCATGGCCGGATCGATCGTGGTGGATTGCACGCGCAACCCCACGGCCCTGCAGCGGGCGATCGACAGCGCCGTGACGAAGTCGGAGCTCAAGGTGAGAGGGACCTGCATCGGGCCCTTCACCATCGACAAGAGCCTGTCCCTGATCGGCGACAAGCAGGCGGTCCTGGACGGGAACTTCCAGGGGCCGACCGTGACCGTCAACGGAGGTGGCTCCCTGGTCCTGCTGAAGAAGCTGACCATCACCAACGGCGCCGGTAACGCCACCGACCCGGCAGGGCTGGGCGGCGGCATCCTCAACAACAACGGCAACGTGACCCTGAGCGACTCCACGGTGCGTCACAACACCGCCGGGTCGGGCGGCGGCATCGCGAACAACGACGACAACCCCGCCGACGCCTTCACGGCCACGGTGAACGTGATCCGCTCCACGGTGAGGCACAACACCGCGACGGAACGCGGCGGAGGCATCTTCAACAACAACGGCACGGTGACGCTGTCCCGCTCCACCGTGCGCCACAACATCTCCGTCGACGGCGGCGGCATCTACAACGACGGCAACGCGGTGGCGCTCGCCGACTCCAAGGTGTTCCGCAACGGCGCCACCCAACGCGGCGGAGGCATCTTCAACAACGCCGGGACCACGACGCTGATCCGCTCCGAAGTGGAGCGCAACACCGCGGGCGCCGGTCTCGGCAGCGGTGGCGGCATCTTCGAGGCGGGCGGCTCGGTGACGCTGAACAAGACCAAGGTGCGCCAGAACCACCCGGACAACTGCGCCCCGGCAGGCACCGTCCCCGACTGCATCGGCTGACGCCCGCGCGTCGCGTGGCAGGGGGCGCTCAGGCCCGGCACACCAGCAGCATCTGTGCCGCCGCATGATGCGCCCCCACCCGCGCCGCCCTCCCCCAGTCGCGCCCGCGGTCGACCAGCTGCACCGCGAAGGTCGTACCGCCCTTGACCGGGTAGCTGCCTACGGGGACCAGCTCGCCGCGGTGGGCGGTCTGTCGGACGCCGAAGGCGGTGTACGCCGAGCCGGGGTCGTCCGGGTCGGCGAGGACGCGGTAGACGGTGGGGTCGCCGGCGGCGTCGGTGGCGTGGGTGGTGCGCGGGACGAAGACCGCGAGGGAGCAGTGCGCGTAGCGCGCGTCGAGGTCCCAGATCCAGGTCGCCGTGGAGCCCCGGTCGTGCTCGGGGCTGCCGGACATGGGGACGGCGGAGAAGCTGCCGTCGCAGCCGTCGTCGCGCCGGCCGCCGGAGGGGACGGTGTACCAGGCGGCGCGGCCGTTCTCGAAGCGCCCCGTCTCGCGGTACCGGCCCGTCGGACAGCCCGGGCCCGCCCACTCCTCGAAGCCCTGGCCGCCGTCGCCGTCGTCCGGGTCGGGCAGCGACGTCGGGCCGACCCGCGTCGGTATGCCCCCGCCCGCGACGTCGTCGTCGGCCCGCGCCTCGCCGCCGGCGTCCGAGCCGGTGAGCAGCGCGACGGCGGCCACGAAGCAGCCCAGGACGACCACGACTCCGCCGGCCAGCAGGCTCTTGCGGGCTCTGGACAGCGTCGAGATGCGGCCCGCGAGCGTCTCCCGCGCGATCCATGAGCCGGCGGAACTGCCCAGGCTGCCGCCCCGCACCACGTGTCCGCAGTCGGGGCAGCTCATACCCGGCAGCGGGCCTCGCCTTTCACTGCCGCAACGTTCGCACGCCATACCAGCTCACTATGCAGCAACCCCAGCCGTCACGGGGGCGAACACCGAGACCACGACCCGCCGCCAGGTGTCGCCAGGAGTCGTCAGGTGTTGCCAGGTATCGCCGGGTCAGCGCAGTTCCTCCGGGCACGGCGTACCCCGCGGCAGCTGATACGGCGCCGCCAGCCGGTACACCCCCGGGCGCGGGGCGAGGAGCTCCGTCCACTCGTCCCCCTCCGCGTCCTCCTCCGCCTTCAGCAGGCAGCCGGCCACGTTGACGTACGTCTTGGGCAACGTGTCGTCGTCCTCCCGCAGCTTCGACGCCTCCGTCTCCTGCGGCTGCTCCACGCTGCGCCCCTGCTCGTCGACGAGGCCGAGCCACGGCGAGTACGGGATGCGGATCAGCACCCGGCCCGCCGTGCGCACGTGGATCCGCAGCTCCCCCGCGCCCGCCCGGTCCACCGTCGCCGGCGGGTCGGCCAGGGGCA from Streptomyces formicae includes these protein-coding regions:
- a CDS encoding tetratricopeptide repeat protein, coding for MDLRLLQFCVNSCKDQGQRFLLLNYGEAKSLLREAIQLVEQGLVMEGGGSPDAAIALHHQALLQHQLLSPITEPSYDWQEMDIRSRLGRAYVATGRISEARRQFQAVLDVHRARADRAERAERAAATQVLTDGGAR
- a CDS encoding adhesin, with protein sequence MSCPDCGHVVRGGSLGSSAGSWIARETLAGRISTLSRARKSLLAGGVVVVLGCFVAAVALLTGSDAGGEARADDDVAGGGIPTRVGPTSLPDPDDGDGGQGFEEWAGPGCPTGRYRETGRFENGRAAWYTVPSGGRRDDGCDGSFSAVPMSGSPEHDRGSTATWIWDLDARYAHCSLAVFVPRTTHATDAAGDPTVYRVLADPDDPGSAYTAFGVRQTAHRGELVPVGSYPVKGGTTFAVQLVDRGRDWGRAARVGAHHAAAQMLLVCRA